A single region of the Streptomyces sp. NBC_01803 genome encodes:
- a CDS encoding ABC transporter substrate-binding protein, with the protein MRGSGRESRRRTTRVAAAVIAAGALTLTACGGGDDGARSGPPPSIDLPDLSGKSLEVAAVWTGAERDNFLRVLDEFEALTGASVSFVPSGDNVSQFVGSKVEGGSPPDVVMVPQPGVLHEFAENGWLAPVDESVQRQLDANYSRGWQDLAQHEGTQYGVYVKAANKSLIWYSTAAFEYAGVDAPGTWDDFVSTAWTVWESGTTPVSVAGADGWTLTDWFENVYLSQAGPEMYDRLAAHEIPWTDQSVTDALTTLAELFGSPQLLENGNSGSLQTDFPTSVTQTFIDLETPAAGMVFEADFVGSVISDSTDAVIGEDAQVFPFPTVGDEPPVVSAGDVAVAVAPDGEASDTQQALLAYLASTDAARIWAEAGGFVSPNKSLEFDAYPNEVQRGIAEALIAAGDDFRFDMSDQTPAAFGGTTGQGMWQGLQNFLRDPDDIAGAQAYLESQATRAYGD; encoded by the coding sequence ATGCGCGGTTCGGGCCGGGAGTCCCGGCGGAGGACCACCCGCGTGGCGGCGGCGGTGATCGCCGCCGGCGCGCTGACGCTGACCGCGTGCGGCGGCGGTGACGACGGGGCCCGGAGCGGTCCACCGCCCTCGATCGATCTGCCGGACCTCAGCGGGAAGTCGCTGGAGGTCGCCGCCGTGTGGACCGGCGCCGAGCGGGACAACTTCCTGCGGGTGCTGGACGAGTTCGAGGCGCTGACCGGCGCGTCGGTGAGCTTCGTGCCCAGCGGCGACAACGTCTCGCAGTTCGTCGGCAGCAAGGTCGAGGGCGGCTCGCCGCCGGACGTCGTGATGGTGCCCCAGCCGGGCGTGCTCCACGAGTTCGCCGAGAACGGCTGGCTGGCGCCCGTCGACGAGTCGGTCCAGCGACAGCTCGACGCCAACTACTCGCGGGGCTGGCAGGACCTCGCCCAGCACGAGGGCACCCAGTACGGCGTCTATGTGAAGGCCGCCAACAAGTCGCTGATCTGGTACAGCACCGCGGCGTTCGAGTACGCCGGGGTCGACGCCCCCGGCACCTGGGACGACTTCGTCTCCACCGCCTGGACGGTGTGGGAGTCCGGCACCACCCCGGTCTCCGTGGCGGGCGCCGACGGCTGGACCCTCACCGACTGGTTCGAGAACGTCTATCTGTCGCAGGCCGGGCCCGAGATGTACGACCGGCTGGCCGCCCACGAGATCCCCTGGACCGACCAGAGCGTCACCGACGCGCTGACCACCCTCGCCGAGCTGTTCGGCTCGCCGCAACTGCTGGAGAACGGCAACAGCGGCTCCCTCCAGACGGACTTCCCGACCTCCGTCACCCAGACGTTCATCGACCTGGAGACCCCGGCCGCGGGCATGGTCTTCGAGGCCGACTTCGTCGGCTCGGTCATCAGCGACAGCACCGACGCCGTGATCGGCGAGGACGCCCAGGTCTTCCCGTTCCCCACGGTGGGCGACGAGCCGCCCGTGGTCAGCGCCGGTGACGTCGCCGTGGCGGTCGCCCCGGACGGCGAGGCGAGCGATACGCAGCAGGCCCTGCTCGCCTATCTGGCCTCCACCGACGCCGCGCGGATCTGGGCCGAGGCGGGCGGCTTCGTGTCGCCCAACAAGTCCCTGGAGTTCGACGCCTACCCCAACGAGGTGCAGCGCGGCATCGCCGAGGCGCTGATCGCGGCCGGCGACGACTTCCGGTTCGACATGTCGGACCAGACCCCCGCCGCCTTCGGCGGGACGACCGGCCAGGGCATGTGGCAGGGCCTGCAGAACTTCCTGCGCGACCCCGACGACATCGCCGGGGCCCAGGCGTACCTGGAGTCCCAGGCGACCCGCGCGTACGGCGACTGA